The Cryptococcus neoformans var. grubii H99 chromosome 10, complete sequence genome segment gagattTGGGGTATACATTACAGAAGGCTAACACCCGATCTATCTTTgcaatcatcttcccttctatcatcatcccccGCCTTTCTTCCACAAGGATCTAACCTCCACATACATTGCCTCATAGATACATCCGCCATCCACTGAACAATCTACGCATCCTATTCCAAGGGGTCTAAGCATAGTGGTCGATAAGGGAATCTCGCATTTCGTTGATGACAGCGGTAGAAGTTTGGCCTTGCAATCCTGTAGATGTTGTTAGTATCAATCGATGTTTCTTAGTAGGAGGAGAAACTCACTGAAAGTAGCCTCGATAACGCTAACCTCAGTAGCGGTTGTGTCCAAACCAGTGAAAGCACACCAGTCATTTACGACCAACCCCGCACCAATAACCTCTGAACCTCGGTTCACTGTACCCGCCACGAGAGGAACCTGcaagagagaagacaaCTCGTCCAATTCTGATCGGGAAGTCTTGGGGTGGACGAGACCACCCTGGTTTGAGAGGGCACAGTAAGAACCAACGAGAACGTTGCCGGCAATAGTTTGTCGGAAAACTTCAACTTTGAGTGTGTCGGCAATAATCTCTTCTGTCTCTCGATCTATGTCGGGGTGCACCAAAGCCACATAGTCGTTACAAGCGATAACGTTCCCCAAAGCTGACAGACGCTCTTCTACTCGTTGAATGGCGACGGTGGGCGGAAGGGAGTTTCGGAGATGTTGCAGTTCTTGATCGGTGGTGGAGCTGGGGACGAGAAGACCATGTCTGTTACCGGCGGTGAGACGACCAATAATTCGGGTGCCACCGATGGTGGTGTGAACGATGGGCACGACATCGGCGAGCTCGGCTTCAAAGACAGAGTAGAAGTTTGTAGAAGAAGCGAGAGCCGTGAGGCAGTAGCTTTGAACAGAGTCAGCCACGTCTCGCCCAAACATCTACAACATTGACGTACGAGTTGGTGAGCTTGGAGAAGACACCAATGTCGGTAGAGTTTTCAAACTGAGTACCTGATGAAAGAGTGAGCGAGTGGGAAGCAAACTAAAGAGTTGGAGCGACGTACGGACGGCCATGTTGACAAAGTTTCTAAATGAGTCTCTGTTGCGGTTCTAATTGTTGTTGTAAAAGTGATAGAAATACAAAAAGGCGCCGGATGTGGGTGTGGTAATGACCTTGTTGTAGAGTATTTATGCTGTTGAGAAGAGACCAGGAGACGTCGAAAATAATCACCACCTCCCCTCGGATCCGGGGAACCGACGACCTGCGAAGAACGTCAACTTTTAATATGGGCGCTTACTTAAGGTTATTATTATTACGTAAAGCCACGCGGCAACCAAAGAATAGCGACGAGCGATCAATCACTCGCTACATTCAAGTGGGGTAAGGATCCGGAGAGCATAGATTGATTCGCTTGCGTATATAGCGCTGCATGGGTTCTGATAGCCAAGGTGTTCCTCAGGGGATAAAGAAATGATATAAGAGATGCATAGCTCGTCAAGGAGAGCCAAACGGTTatcatcaccttcatcatACGCAATAGTGCCTGGCCAGCCTCCACCGCGCCAAAAATGGCGGAAGGCATCAATTGAGCAGAACGAGTGTTGCTGTCTCCAAACCGTTGTCTCATCCATATCCAGATATAGGGGCACAATGAAGTACCAGCAATTTGTCAACAGCTTCGCGCACCCACTCCAACACGAAGATCACacccctcttcttcggcttTTATCTATTCACGGCAAGGCTGCGAAGGGCATCGCCGACACGGTTGGTGCTATTGATGTAAGTTGTCTATATCCTAAATGAAAGGGCATGTGAATATTTATGGTTGTGAATAGGAGAAACGTTTGAAGAATCCGGGGCACACACTGCCCGATTTGTGGGATGAAATTGCTGTACGACATTGCGCATGTGTTTACGCATTGTACAAGACCAAAAACTATACCGAAGCGTGAGCATCTTAATCCATTATTCTACTCGAAGTATCGAAACTGAAAGGCTATAGGTTCAACCAACAAGACAAGCTACTATCCCTCTTCTATCGATGGTTTGTGGACCAATCATCATGGGTTTTACCTGTCTTGTATATGATGCTGAGCGACTTGAGAGACCTCGCTGAGCAAGTGAGTTTTGACGATCTCCAGAGACAAATTAGTACTGACGCAGAGAAAAGGCCGACCAAACGATTTACGCTGAAACGGGTAAGATGCCCTCGCTTGAAATTTGCACGAGGACAGTCAGTAAGGCGTTCTCCTTGTGCGCTACCGATCGGTGAGTCTCGCTAGAGATTCTCCTTAACCCAGATGTATGACTGATAGCATCATTTCAGACAATTTAAGGGGGAAGAGTCAAGGAGACGGGGTGTTTACCACACAGCATGCCTGACTATCAAATGTTACTTCAAggttcatcttccttcctcttcccatccatACTTCTGGTGGAAACCGGATGCTCATATGTGTATTAGGTCGGCAAGCCCAATCTCTGTAAAAATATCATAAGAGCAGTCGTCTCCGACCCCAAGACACCATCTGTTGGCACCGCGCCTTTACCGGATCAGGTATGTTAGCGGTTTGCGTATAAGAAAATATAATGAAAGTAGGTTCTGACAAGAAGTAAGGTTACTTGGCATTTCTACATTGGGATGTTGGCGTTTTTGAATGGAGAAGATAAGAAAGTGCGCCCCTTTTGCTGTGAATGATGATTGAAAGTTGATGAGCGAAACTATGTAGGCGGACGAAGAGTTACACTGGGCTTTAAAGCACTGCCCTGCTGACGCAAAGCGTAACCAAGAGTACGTTCGACGTCCATCATCAAACTCTCCGCGCTGTTCGTACTAAACGCTCCAACTAGACTAATCCTCACATATCTCATTCCCCTTCGTCTCCTACACGGCCGCTTCCCCTCTGCCTccctcctttcccaacaCCCTCGCTTAGAActcgtcttctccccaTTCATAAATGCGATCAGAAATGGAGATGTCGAAGAGTATGACCGTCGTCTCGAATGGGCCCAAGTCCGGCTGGTGGGCATGTCGGTATggctggtggtggagagagCGAGGGAAGGCTGTTTGAGGTCTCTCTTCAAAAAGGCGTGGATGGCGAGTGATAAGTCGACGAGGGTCCCGATAGAGACATTTAGATTGGCGTTGAAGTTGCATGGAGTGGATGTGGAGTCGGATGAGGTGGAGTGTATGGTGGCGAATATGATCTATCGGGTAAGTAATTTTTCGTCCATCATCAAgttcctcttttcttcagttGGATAAAGTCGGAGAATGGAAGCTGACGTCGTGCAGGGATATTTGAAGGGTTACATATCAcacgagaagaagatggtcgTTTTGGGCAAGACGAACCCTTTCCCAAAGATGTCTACCATTGCCAGGTAACATCCTTTCCTACACAAACATGCATAACGGTAAACATGTAAAAACTATCAATAATGGGCGTTACTCTATGTACAACTTTGAAAACATGTGGAGTGAGATGTGTACAGATAATGTGCTGATATACAAATATTGAGCTGATATGATCCGAGCGCCGTGAGCAGGTTTATCTCAAACGGGAGCGAGTGTTGACTCTTTTCCTCATGGCCTTCAACTTTGATCAGCAGGCATGAGATAGAAAACCAGCAATAAGGACGTACTTTAGAAATACCACTCAATAGCTTCAAACTTCAAATCAGCCCTAGGACCTTGGTCTACCGATAAATAAAACTTACATCGCTAACCTTTGGaggctcttcttctgccaccgcctcttccactttcttcTCGATCTTTCCCTTTATCGTCGTCTTTCCTGGACCTTTCCTGACCACCTTGGCCAGCTTCGGTGACGGCTCGGAGGCTTggctctcttcctcactaCCGGATGTTTCGTCCCTCTTCCGCTTGGTTGAAGGTTGGGCCTTTTTAGTCTTCTTGGAAGGTggtctttcttcttcttcttcctcgtccttccCCTCGCTTTCGCTTTCAGTCATGTCCTTATATTTCTTCGAGGGTTTGCTGACCATGGAGAGCCGGCGAGAAGATTCGATTTCCTTGGCTTGAGCTTTGATCTTGGTCGACATGGAAGAAGCAGTGGTGGCGGCCGATGACTTCTTGCCCCTAATAAGTTTCTTCCCGCCCTTGACATCTTGCTCAGAATCAGAATTCGACTTAAGATCAGAATGGGGTTCGGAAGCTTGATCATCAGTAGGAgatccttcatcttcattacTTTCTATTCTGTGGGAtctgttcttcttcgcttttGACTGGGCTTTGATTTCAGCTTTAGTAGCTTTGGAGTTGGCTAGGGTTATAGTCTTGTTCTTGCTGTTGGTCTTGTACGTCTTTGCTGGGGCATGGTCAGAATCAGAACCGTGGTCAAAGTTGGAGTGGGTGTCAGATCTGTCAAACTCGGAGTTGGATATCTGCTTTTGCTTCTTGCCCCTAGGGTTGTCCTTGCGCGCTATGCCTCGAATGGGCCTACctcgtctcttcttcgtttgcgcctcctcctcgtcgtaTTCCTCCTCAAAGTCTAGATCttgttcatcatcatcttcgtcgtcaGATTGGGGAATTATCTGCTTAGCTTTGGGCCTTGGTTGGTTAGTAATGTCTTTGACACTGACAAAGGAGGAAGCAGAGCAGGGTAAGTCTATCATGTTTTGTTGACAGAGTCGAGAATCTTGAAGGTGATATTCCTCCGGGTGACGAGTAGATTCGGATTCGCTGACTGGTGCGGCTTGACCACGCTTTTCTCGAGGAATAGAAGCCGCCTTGATCGTGCTCTTGGGGGTCGTCTTTTTGGTGAGCTTGTTCTGCAGCTCCTTGGTCTTTTCTTCCGCCATAGGATCACAGTCAAGATCCCTGGTATTCGTGGGCCTCTTTAATGACTCATCTGATCGTGTCGGAGGAAAAAATGGCGCTCGATTCTTAACCTTGGTCCGAGTTTGCAGTTGGAGGGATTTGCACCCTACTTTGGCCAACGGTTCAGCTTCAGAAGAAggttcctcttcgtcagaCGATTGTTGTGGAAAGAGTTCCTTGATCAGTGCTCGgcgggaggtggaggatggttCAGGGACTGGTGCAGTGATGGAGACGGGCAGCGCCTGCGGGAGTGGGTATCTTTCAGCTTCGGAGGCCCGGTCAGGTGGTGAGATGAACACTCACTTTCTCTGAGAATTTGTCCTTCTTACCCCTCCCAGgcttccccatcccctccttcttcccatccctaCCGCCATTCCCCCCACCAGAGCCGAAAAGTTCCTCGTTAACGCCCCAAATGGCGGGCATAGGCCCCCTCGAGACAGGGGTGGCCGCTCTACCCTCCGCAATCGAACTGGCCAAAGATTTCGCCCGGCTTTTCAGCGTCGGTGCACGGATGGTGGGTGCAACCTTGCTCTTTTCGTCAACATTCTTTTTATTCAATCTATTTTGGAGTAAGCTTGTAAGTCGATTGGAGTTTGGAGGGGGGACTGGTTTTGTTTCGAGTTCCGAATTGGAAGATTCCATGGGAGGTGGGGGTTTGGACTGCATAGAACGTCGAGCGGAGGAAGATCTGCTACGTCTGCTCCCGTCTATGCCCTCTCATCATTAGCTTTGTGAAACGTGAGTGACAGTAAGAGAGGTCAGATAAGGACTAACAGGTTTTGGTAGACCTCGTCATGGGCGTGGACGTCTTACCCATAAGACTTATACCATATTCATCCGAATCAGAAGCCGCATCCGTCTTCCATTCCACTTTTTTCACTTCCATTTTTCccaactcttctccttttttgaTCTTTTGTGCCTTCTCATTTGCTTCATTCTCTTTGCTCAATCCCTTCAAAGCCAGAGTCggatcctcttcttcctcgacaGCATCGAAGGAGACTCGTACTTTGGAAGATCTGTCAGACTTGATAAATTTAGTTTTGGACAAAGGTCCGGGTTCAGAAGTTAAGTTGGAATTGATACAAGGGGAGACGGATCTTGCAAGGGATGAGAATCTGGTTTGTCCCTTACCATCGGCCAGCTTATCTGCTGTTGCAGTGGGATCAGGCTGGGCGACTATTGTAGGGGAGGCTTTCTTCTCGGCCTTTCCTTCCAGGGCTTGAGGTTCTGTACATATAGACGTCAGTCGTGACAATACGTAGAGATTGTAAACTAGAATGTACTTGGGcttttcaccttcttcatcatggCCTCAAGATCTGATGCTTCAGCTGTTTTGATACCAAACTTGACAATTGACATGTGGTCATCGAAAGAAGGTACTTTGAATCCGAAGTCTATTTGGTGATGCATCTAAATGTATCCATTGGTGGTGTGCAGCCGACTTACTGGTAGACCCTCCATCCTTCGTATCGAGACGGGTGAAGTCCTCGACCTCCGTATACGCAAATATTCT includes the following:
- a CDS encoding COP9 signalosome complex subunit 12; protein product: MKYQQFVNSFAHPLQHEDHTPLLRLLSIHGKAAKGIADTVGAIDEKRLKNPGHTLPDLWDEIAVRHCACVYALYKTKNYTEAFNQQDKLLSLFYRWFVDQSSWVLPVLYMMLSDLRDLAEQADQTIYAETGKMPSLEICTRTVSKAFSLCATDRQFKGEESRRRGVYHTACLTIKCYFKVGKPNLCKNIIRAVVSDPKTPSVGTAPLPDQVTWHFYIGMLAFLNGEDKKADEELHWALKHCPADAKRNQELILTYLIPLRLLHGRFPSASLLSQHPRLELVFSPFINAIRNGDVEEYDRRLEWAQVRLVGMSVWLVVERAREGCLRSLFKKAWMASDKSTRVPIETFRLALKLHGVDVESDEVECMVANMIYRGYLKGYISHEKKMVVLGKTNPFPKMSTIAR
- a CDS encoding translation initiation factor 6, with product MAVRTQFENSTDIGVFSKLTNSYCLTALASSTNFYSVFEAELADVVPIVHTTIGGTRIIGRLTAGNRHGLLVPSSTTDQELQHLRNSLPPTVAIQRVEERLSALGNVIACNDYVALVHPDIDRETEEIIADTLKVEVFRQTIAGNVLVGSYCALSNQGGLVHPKTSRSELDELSSLLQVPLVAGTVNRGSEVIGAGLVVNDWCAFTGLDTTATEVSVIEATFRLQGQTSTAVINEMRDSLIDHYA